The Lolium rigidum isolate FL_2022 chromosome 1, APGP_CSIRO_Lrig_0.1, whole genome shotgun sequence region TCTTGAAGGTGTCAACATCTCTATGGTGGTCCATCAACCCAGGTACACGCGTTTTTCCAACACATTTTGCATGGAAAGCctcctatatatatgtatatgcatGCAGCCCTTAGGCATTCTTCATCAGGTTAACTAGTTCATTGACTGAACCGGCCTTCTAAACATGGGTGCAGTTACACATTGTACAACATGTTTGATGATTTGATACTTCTCGCGAAAGGTGGTATGACTGTCTACCACGGGCCCGTGAAGAAAGTGGAGGAGTACTTCCAAGGTCTGGGGATTGTCGTCCCGGATCGTGTCAATCCACCGGACTACTACATAGATATCTTGGAGGGAATCGTGAAGCCAAATACGAATGCAGCAGTCAATGTCAAAGATCTCCCTCTGCGATGGATGCTGCACAACGAATACGAAGTTCCAAGAGATATGTTGCAGAGTGCTTCTGACTCGGGATCGCCGTTTAGGGAAGGAGAGGGGGGTCACACTGGCCCTGAAGCCGAATCCAAAAAATCCGTTGTTAGTGAATTGTGGGGTAATCTCAGGGACATACTTGGGCAGAAAAAGGATGAGTATGATTACAATAAATCTTCTGAAGATTTATCTAACCGGAAAACTCCTGGCATCCTTAGGCAGTACAAGTACTACCTGGGAAGGTACGTAAGTTGTTCTTTCCTTGGAAATTAAGTTGAGATTTTTTCTATTCGAAGTATTCCATTCTTATCAGATGCATGCATCCTTTATTTTCTCCTTCAGATGTGGCAAGCAAAGGCTTCGTGAATCTAGAATACAAGGAGTCGACTTTCTGATTCTGGGCCTTGCTGGTATCTGTTTAGGGACACTGGCTAAAGTGAGCGACGAGACATTTGGAGCACTTGGCTACACATACACTGTCATCGCTGTCTGTAAGTCTGTCTAGTGTTCTTCTACCTTACTGTAAGTTTTCAAGCAAAATAAACTTGTGTTGGCTACAGCCCTTCTGTGCATGATTGGTGCCCTTCGGTCATTCTCCCTGGAGAAGATACACTACTGGAGGGAAAGAGCATCAGGCATGAGCTC contains the following coding sequences:
- the LOC124665519 gene encoding ABC transporter G family member 28-like, with amino-acid sequence MFDDLILLAKGGMTVYHGPVKKVEEYFQGLGIVVPDRVNPPDYYIDILEGIVKPNTNAAVNVKDLPLRWMLHNEYEVPRDMLQSASDSGSPFREGEGGHTGPEAESKKSVVSELWGNLRDILGQKKDEYDYNKSSEDLSNRKTPGILRQYKYYLGRCGKQRLRESRIQGVDFLILGLAGICLGTLAKVSDETFGALGYTYTVIAVSLLCMIGALRSFSLEKIHYWRERASGMSSLAYFMSKDTIDHFNTIVKPIVYLSMFYFFNNPRSSIWENYVILVAVVYCVTGIGYTFAIFFQPGSAQLTHAETPHALAVAVIHAVAHHAVAVAASPSAAARSPAPQGVVERDDTV